The following coding sequences lie in one Musa acuminata AAA Group cultivar baxijiao chromosome BXJ3-1, Cavendish_Baxijiao_AAA, whole genome shotgun sequence genomic window:
- the LOC135628969 gene encoding small ribosomal subunit protein uS10z/uS10x-like, whose translation MAAAYGAMKPTKLGLEEPQEQLHRIRITLSSKNVKNLEKVCADLVRGAKDKRLTVKGPVRMPTKVLHITTRKSPCGEGTNTWDRFELRVHKRVIDLVSSSEVVKQITSITIEPGVEVEVTIAEP comes from the exons ATGGCGGCGGCGTACGGGGCGATGAAACCGACGAAGTTAGGGCTGGAAGAGCCACAGGAGCAGCTCCATCGCATCCGGATAACCCTTTCCTCCAAGAACGTCAAGAATCTCGAGAAGG TATGTGCGGATCTGGTGAGGGGAGCGAAGGACAAGCGGCTGACCGTGAAGGGGCCCGTGAGGATGCCCACCAAGGTTCTCCACATCACCACCAGGAAATCTCCCTGTGGTGAAG GAACCAACACATGGGATCGGTTTGAGCTCCGGGTGCACAAGAGGGTGATTGATCTGGTCAGCTCGTCTGAGGTTGTGAAGCAGATCACCTCGATCACCATTGAGCCTGGGGTGGAGGTTGAGGTGACGATCGCAGAACCATGA
- the LOC135628457 gene encoding cation/H(+) antiporter 15-like: MATAAGRERPEDGFPGTPTAATKSIDCYPAMLTTSAGIWLGDNPLRFSLPILFYQIIIIFVVSNLTHVVLARLRQPLVMSQIVAGMLLGPSFLGRNMWLPKELFPRQSFEQLETIAVFSMMIFLFVIGVKADLGMIPKAGKKAVFIAVLGTLLPYVSVYGMVTALKHELPPRFRNTPLLLVMSDKWCLTSYAVLSCFLSDLDLLTSKLGRLAMSATLIADFIHLFADACIGTYLLAAKQGDPMKGITGPVAFFGMVGFIMLIMRPLVLWLIRRTPEGALLSEASQVAVLLMALACGLMSSIIGFDFFAGPFFFGLVLPGGAPLGTTLVERVRLVTGLLMPVSMALAGLRMDLASVTEPAQWAWLEGFMVLCVVAKFVGVILPCAYCNMPHRESVSLALMMITKGIYEVGNALGWRQAQVLAASTLYLPTTYMNTHSFEELNCTSPNWLSSKPIFPIFMRIKNIVIVVDCSSWMTSSIP; this comes from the exons ATGGCCACCGCTGCCGGCCGGGAACGTCCCGAGGACGGGTTCCCCGGAACCCCGACCGCGGCGACGAAGTCCATCGACTGCTACCCTGCCATGTTGACCACCTCCGCCGGCATATGGCTCGGCGACAACCCCCTCCGCTTCTCCTTGCCCATTCTATTCTACCAgatcatcatcatcttcgtcGTCTCCAACCTTACGCACGTCGTCCTCGCCCGTCTCCGCCAACCCTTGGTCATGTCTCAGATCGTG GCAGGCATGCTGTTAGGCCCCAGTTTCCTAGGCCGGAACATGTGGCTTCCGAAGGAACTCTTTCCCCGTCAGAGCTTTGAGCAGCTGGAGACCATCGCCGTCTTCTCCATGATGATCTTCCTCTTCGTAATCGGAGTGAAGGCGGACCTGGGCATGATCCCCAAGGCGGGCAAGAAGGCGGTGTTCATCGCCGTGCTCGGCACCCTGCTTCCCTACGTGTCCGTCTACGGCATGGTCACGGCGCTGAAGCACGAGTTGCCGCCCCGCTTCCGGAATACTCCCCTTCTCCTCGTCATGTCCGACAAATGGTGCCTGACGTCCTACGCCGTCCTCTCCTGCTTCCTCAGCGACCTCGACCTCCTGACCTCCAAACTCGGCCGCCTGGCCATGTCGGCCACCCTCATCGCCGACTTCATCCACCTGTTCGCTGACGCCTGCATCGGCACCTATTTGCTGGCCGCGAAGCAGGGCGACCCGATGAAGGGCATCACGGGCCCCGTGGCCTTCTTTGGCATGGTGGGGTTCATCATGTTAATCATGCGGCCGCTGGTGCTCTGGCTCATACGGCGGACGCCGGAGGGGGCACTTCTCAGCGAGGCCAGCCAAGTGGCGGTGCTGCTGATGGCGCTGGCCTGCGGGCTGATGAGCTCGATCATCGGGTTCGATTTCTTCGCGGGGCCTTTCTTCTTCGGGCTGGTGCTGCCGGGGGGAGCGCCGCTGGGGACGACGTTGGTGGAGCGCGTCAGGTTGGTGACGGGGTTGCTGATGCCGGTGTCCATGGCGCTCGCCGGGTTGAGGATGGACCTGGCGTCGGTGACCGAACCCGCCCAGTGGGCGTGGCTCGAGGGGTTCATGGTGTTATGCGTCGTGGCCAAGTTCGTGGGCGTCATCCTGCCCTGCGCCTACTGCAACATGCCGCACCGCGAGTCCGTCTCCCTCGCCCTCATGATGATCACCAAGGGCATTTATGAAGTAGGAAACGCTCTCGGGTGGAGACAGGCTCAGGTGCTTGCTGCATCTACCCTTTATTTGCCTACAACTTATATGAACACACACTCGTTCGAAGAACTTAATTGTACAAGTCCAAATTGGTTGTCATCGAAACCAATTTTCCCTATCTTTATgagaataaaaaatattgttattgTTGTGGACTGCAGCTCGTGGATGACCAGCTCTATACCGTGA
- the LOC135628394 gene encoding cation/H(+) antiporter 15-like, which yields MATAAGGERPKDVDAGATAAGHKAIYCYHAMLATSAGVWLGDNPFRFSLPLLFYQIIIIFVVSNLTHAVLRRLGQPLVISQIVAGLLLGPNFLGRNLWFSRVLFAHRSFQQLQIISIVSTMIFVFVVGVKADLGMIPRVRKKALSIAVLGTLLPYVSVYGMAAALRPQMPPRFANSSIFIVLARTWCISSYTVVSCLLRELNLVASRLGRLAMSAILMADFIHVFADACVGTYLMADTRSAPLNGFSAICSFLGLVVIVMFIMRPLVLWFIRQTPEGALLSGVNFVAVLLMALASGLMTDIFGFHYYMGPFFFGLVLPGGAPLGTTLVDRLETLVTGVLLPVTMAIAGMHTDLTLMADPGQWGWLGGFLVLAVVTKFVGVILPCVYSSMPHRETVTLGLMMISKGIYELGTAVGWRETEIVDSKLYTVLVVSILVLGGGTAPLIKYLYRPEDHYVAHKRRTLQHAMPGDELRVLACIHEQDNVNPVLALLEASGPFHDAPICVYLLHLMQLVGRSDAVLHPYKLKNSSSGSSATALSESDHIVNAFRLFQKQYPDGISVLPYVCISPYSTMHDGVCCLAHDKKATLVIVPFHKHIIADGSISSASSAVQAVNLNILRYAPCSVGILIDHGFSDGGLLVHRVAVYFVGGPDDREALAYGVRMADHAAAELTVVRFLLPKEWRAEGREERIDDRVLMHFQRERVDGKRVVYREEVVKDGEGTVAVIRKTSHEFSLLIVGRRQGEESPVTAGMSMWNEYPELGVMGDMLASTDFGGQASTLVVQQQKRVIRTQSTDDPETTRPRTRTRTPTPTPTPTPTPTPTGKRVVPREDDDY from the exons ATGGCGACCGCTGCCGGCGGCGAACGTCCCAAGGACGTCGACGCCGGAGCCACGGCCGCAGGACACAAGGCAATCTACTGCTACCATGCCATGTTGGCCACCTCGGCGGGCGTGTGGCTCGGCGACAACCCCTTCCGCTTCTCCTTACCCCTTCTGTTCTACCAgatcatcatcatcttcgtcGTCTCTAACCTTACGCACGCCGTCCTGCGCCGGCTCGGGCAACCCCTGGTCATCTCTCAGATCGTG gcgggcttgcTACTGGGGCCTAACTTCCTCGGCCGGAACTTGTGGTTCTCGAGGGTGCTCTTCGCCCACCGTAGCTTTCAGCAGCTCCAGATCATCTCCATCGTGTCGACGATGATCTTCGTATTCGTGGTCGGCGTGAAGGCGGACCTTGGCATGATCCCCAGGGTTCGGAAGAAGGCGTTGTCCATCGCCGTGCTCGGCACCCTGCTTCCCTACGTGTCCGTCTACGGCATGGCCGCAGCCCTGAGGCCCCAGATGCCGCCCCGCTTCGCGAATAGCTCCATTTTCATCGTCCTGGCCAGAACATGGTGCATCAGCTCCTACACAGTCGTGTCCTGCCTCCTCCGCGAGCTCAACCTCGTGGCCTCCAGGCTCGGCCGCCTGGCCATGTCGGCCATCCTCATGGCCGACTTCATCCATGTGTTCGCTGACGCCTGCGTCGGCACCTACCTGATGGCCGATACGCGGAGCGCACCTCTGAACGGCTTCTCAGCGATCTGCTCCTTCCTTGGCTTGGTGGTGATCGTCATGTTCATCATGCGGCCGCTGGTGCTCTGGTTCATTAGACAGACGCCGGAGGGGGCACTTCTCAGCGGCGTCAACTTCGTGGCGGTGCTGCTGATGGCGCTGGCCAGCGGGCTGATGACCGATATTTTCGGGTTCCATTACTACATGGGACCCTTCTTCTTCGGGCTGGTGCTGCCAGGGGGAGCGCCGCTGGGGACGACGTTGGTGGATCGCCTGGAAACCCTCGTGACCGGGGTGCTGCTGCCGGTGACCATGGCGATCGCCGGGATGCACACGGACTTGACGTTGATGGCTGACCCCGGGCAGTGGGGGTGGCTCGGGGGGTTCCTGGTGCTGGCGGTCGTGACCAAATTCGTGGGAGTCATCCTGCCCTGCGTCTACAGCAGCATGCCGCACCGGGAGACCGTCACCCTGGGGCTCATGATGATCTCCAAGGGCATCTACGAGTTGGGAACCGCTGTCGGGTGGAGGGAAACAGAG ATTGTGGATTCCAAGCTTTACACCGTACTCGTCGTCTCCATTCTCGTCCTCGGCGGCGGCACCGCCCCGCTGATCAAGTACTTGTACCGGCCGGAGGATCACTACGTGGCCCACAAGCGCCGCACTCTGCAGCACGCCATGCCCGGCGACGAGCTCCGCGTCCTCGCATGCATCCACGAGCAGGATAACGTCAACCCAGTCCTCGCCCTCCTGGAGGCCTCCGGCCCCTTCCACGACGCGCCCATCTGCGTCTACCTCCTCCACCTCATGCAGCTCGTTGGCCGCTCCGATGCCGTCCTACACCCCTACAAGCTCAAGAACTCTTCCTCGGGCTCCTCGGCCACCGCACTCTCGGAGTCCGACCACATCGTCAACGCCTTCCGCTTGTTCCAGAAGCAGTACCCCGACGGCATCTCCGTCCTCCCTTACGTTTGCATCTCCCCTTACAGCACCATGCACGACGGCGTCTGCTGCCTCGCCCACGACAAGAAGGCCACGCTGGTCATCGTCCCCTTCCACAAGCACATCATCGCCGATGGCAGCATCAGCTCCGCGAGCTCCGCCGTCCAGGCCGTCAACTTAAACATCCTCCGGTACGCCCCATGCTCCGTCGGCATCCTCATCGACCACGGATTCTCCGACGGCGGGCTGCTGGTGCATCGCGTGGCGGTCTACTTCGTGGGCGGACCCGACGACCGTGAGGCGCTGGCCTATGGCGTGCGTATGGCGGACCACGCGGCCGCCGAGCTGACGGTGGTGCGCTTCCTCCTACCCAAGGAGTGGCGGGCGGAAGGGCGGGAGGAGAGGATCGACGACAGGGTGCTGATGCACTTCCAACGGGAGCGGGTGGACGGGAAGCGGGTGGTGTACAGGGAGGAGGTGGTGAAGGACGGGGAGGGAACGGTCGCGGTGATCCGCAAGACGAGTCACGAGTTCAGCCTACTGATCGTGGGGCGGAGACAGGGGGAGGAGTCGCCGGTGACAGCGGGGATGTCGATGTGGAACGAGTACCCGGAGCTGGGGGTCATGGGGGACATGCTGGCCTCGACGGATTTCGGCGGCCAGGCGTCAACGCTGGTGGTGCAGCAGCAGAAGAGGGTGATCAGAACACAGTCGACAGATGACCCCGAGACCACTCGCCCTCGTACTCGTACTCgcactcccactcccactcccactcccacgCCCACTCCCACGCCCACTGGGAAACGGGTGGTACCCCGAGAAGACGACGACTACTGA
- the LOC103995324 gene encoding cation/H(+) antiporter 15-like, translating to MPFEEELFLRTIYERARSIYCSRAIMTTSDGVWLNDNPFHFSLPILLFQLTGIFVVCKLTHAVLRRLGQPLIISQIMAGIIVGPDMLSRNLKFQYLIYEPQSYEQLSIVGIFGCIMYFFVVGVKADLGLIPKVGKKPVAIALFCTLHPVVSVYITATALRHKIPPRFTDTQLLLRIGSPLRGLEALSCLAALVVIIMFVLRPLVLWLIRRTPEGALLDEASFVAVLLMAFVCALLAGIIGYDVFTGPFFFGLVLPGGAPLGATLVERMDRMVMGLFLPVAIVQAGTRMRMLLLTDTLRWGLFELFLVICVVSKFLGVILPCLYCKMPHRDTVSLALMMTTKGIYEIVAATLWQDDRILYDEEYTITLLTVLVFGGGTAPMVKYLYRPEDRYVAYKRRTLQHAKPGDELRVLACIHEQDNVNTALALLQASGHSHDSPIYVYVLHLRRLIGRTDAVLVPHKRRNETFSSVSALSQSDHIVNAFRQFEQQHSDGVWVLPYICISPYNTMHDDVCSLALDKKVTLVILPFHKNVKADGSIIFVNPAVRSVNVNVLRYAPCSVAILVDHGISDCGKLLQHVAVYFLGGADDREALAYGSRMAKRAAIRLTVVRFLPPKVWREEGQEEKMDDKMLTQFQHEMVDGKQVVYRDKVVQDGEGTVAVIRQTSAEFNLLIVGRRKGKDSPLTTGMSMWSEYPELGIIGDLLAATDFGGRVSTLVVQQQVMVMGAAAQGADSPKSPSTGRGRQVAPEAQI from the exons ATGCCGTTCGAAGAGGAACTCTTCCTCAGGACAATATATGAGAGGGCGAGGTCCATCTACTGCTCCCGTGCCATCATGACCACCTCCGATGGCGTCTGGCTCAACGACAACCCCTTCCACTTCTCCCTGCCCATCCTCCTCTTCCAGCTCACCGGCATCTTCGTCGTCTGCAAACTTACGCACGCCGTCCTCCGCCGCCTCGGTCAACCCCTCATCATCTCTCAGATCATG GCGGGCATCATAGTAGGCCCTGATATGCTCAGCCGGAACCTGAAGTTTCAGTATCTGATCTATGAGCCGCAGAGCTACGAGCAGCTCAGCATCGTCGGCATCTTCGGCTGCATCATGTACTTCTTCGTGGTCGGTGTGAAGGCGGACCTGGGGCTGATCCCCAAGGTGGGCAAGAAGCCGGTGGCCATCGCCTTGTTCTGCACCCTTCATCCCGTCGTGTCCGTCTACATCACGGCCACCGCCCTGAGGCACAAGATCCCTCCCCGTTTCACCGACACTCAGCTGCTCCTGAGA ATCGGCTCCCCGCTGAGGGGGTTGGAGGCGCTATCCTGCCTCGCTGCCTTAGTGGTGATCATCATGTTCGTCTTGAGGCCGCTGGTGCTGTGGCTCATAAGGCGGACGCCGGAGGGGGCACTCCTGGACGAGGCCAGCTTCGTGGCGGTGCTGCTGATGGCGTTTGTGTGCGCGTTGCTGGCCGGGATCATCGGGTACGACGTCTTCACGGGGCCCTTCTTCTTCGGGCTGGTGCTGCCGGGGGGAGCCCCGTTGGGGGCGACGCTGGTGGAGCGCATGGACAGGATGGTGATGGGGTTGTTTCTGCCCGTCGCCATCGTTCAAGCCGGGACGAGGATGAGGATGTTGCTGCTCACCGACACCTTGCGCTGGGGCCTCTTCGAACTCTTTCTGGTGATCTGCGTGGTGTCCAAGTTCCTGGGCGTCATCCTCCCCTGCCTCTACTGCAAGATGCCGCACCGCGACACCGTCTCCCTGGCGCTCATGATGACCACCAAGGGCATCTACGAAATAGTGGCCGCCACGCTGTGGCAGGATGACCGT ATTCTGTATGACGAGGAGTACACCATCACCCTCCTCACCGTCCTCGTCTTCGGCGGCGGCACCGCCCCCATGGTCAAGTACCTGTACCGGCCGGAAGATCGCTACGTGGCCTACAAGCGCCGCACTCTGCAGCACGCCAAGCCCGGGGACGAGCTCCGCGTCCTCGCATGCATCCACGAGCAGGACAACGTCAACACCGCCCTCGCCCTCCTCCAGGCCTCCGGCCACTCCCACGACTCGCCCATCTACGTCTACGTCCTCCACCTCCGCCGTCTCATCGGCCGGACCGACGCCGTCCTCGTTCCCCATAAGCGCCGCAACGAGACCTTCTCCTCGGTCTCCGCCCTCTCGCAGTCCGACCACATTGTGAACGCCTTCCGGCAGTTCGAGCAGCAGCACTCGGACGGCGTCTGGGTCCTCCCTTACATCTGCATCTCCCCTTACAACACCATGCACGACGACGTTTGCTCCCTCGCCCTCGACAAAAAGGTCACGCTCGTCATCCTCCCCTTCCACAAGAACGTCAAAGCCGACGGCAGCATCATTTTCGTGAACCCCGCCGTCCGGTCCGTAAACGTGAACGTCCTCCGATACGCGCCCTGCTCCGTGGCCATCCTCGTCGACCACGGGATCTCCGACTGCGGGAAGCTGCTGCAGCACGTGGCGGTCTACTTCCTGGGCGGGGCCGACGACCGGGAGGCTCTGGCCTACGGCTCACGCATGGCGAAGCGGGCGGCCATCCGGCTCACGGTGGTGCGCTTCCTCCCGCCCAAGGTGTGGCGGGAGGAAGGGCAGGAGGAGAAGATGGACGACAAGATGTTGACGCAGTTCCAGCACGAGATGGTGGACGGAAAGCAGGTGGTGTACAGGGATAAGGTAGTGCAGGACGGGGAAGGGACGGTGGCCGTGATCCGCCAGACGAGCGCCGAGTTCAACCTGCTGATCGTGGGGCGGAGGAAGGGGAAGGATTCGCCGCTGACGACAGGGATGTCGATGTGGAGCGAGTACCCGGAGCTGGGGATCATCGGCGACTTGCTGGCCGCGACGGATTTCGGCGGCCGGGTGTCCACGCTGGTGGTGCAGCAGCAGGTGATGGTGATGGGAGCAGCGGCGCAAGGTGCGGATAGCCCCAAGAGCCcttcgaccgggcgcgggcgccaGGTTGCACCGGAAGCCCAAATCTGA
- the LOC135629393 gene encoding AT-hook motif nuclear-localized protein 1-like — MEGREGAVPSPAAVEGSGSYRPPSSPLTAGLVREEKPASEIGGMAPAAVAASASPAVVAAPPVAEPAGVVVGPAAAVPEAVAAAVVGLVAAEPMKKKRGRPRKYGPDGSLLRPLNPMPISASVPAGVQYTSAAAVGAAMKRGRGRPVGLVSKTLQYGLESEPLGEMVACSAGANFTPHVINVAAGEDVTMKIISFSQQGPRAICILSANGVISNVTLRQPDSSGGTLTYEGRFELLSLSGSFMPTENGGTRSRSGGLSVSLASPDGRVVGGGVAGLLVAASPVQVVVGSFLPSFQMEQKIKKPRIETGSASTPASAAMPHSTTDMEEAFGGGQGLSSSVTGKPNPSTTSSFKVENWAPSLHPVPGSSNSTTDINIGLPGG; from the exons ATGGAGGGCAGGGAAGGAGCCGTACCTTCTCCGGCGGCGGTCGAGGGGTCCGGAAGCTACCGGCCTCCGTCCTCGCCTCTGACGGCAGGGTTGGTGAGGGAGGAGAAGCCTGCTAGCGAGATCGGCGGGATGGCGCCAGCGGCGGTTGCTGCTTCTGCTTCACCGGCGGTGGTGGCGGCACCACCGGTGGCTGAGCCGGCGGGAGTGGTGGTCGGGCCGGCCGCGGCCGTGCcggaggcggtggcggcggcggttgtCGGGTTGGTGGCGGCGGAGCcgatgaagaagaagagggggCGGCCGAGGAAGTACGGGCCGGACGGGAGCCTGCTGCGGCCGCTGAACCCGATGCCGATCTCGGCGTCTGTGCCGGCCGGCGTCCAGTACACGTCGGCGGCCGCGGTGGGGGCGGCGATGAAACGGGGTAGAGGGCGGCCAGTGGGTTTGGTGAGCAAGACACTGCAGTACGGACTCGAGTCGGAGCCTTTAG GAGAGATGGTAGCTTGCTCTGCTGGTGCAAATTTCACACCTCATGTCATTAATGTTGCTGCTGGCGAG GATGTTACTATGAAaattatatcattttcacaacaaGGGCCTCGAGCTATTTGTATTTTATCTGCTAATGGTGTTATTTCTAATGTTACACTACGTCAACCTGATTCAAGTGGTGGTACTTTGACTTATGAG GGCCGTTTTGAACTGCTCTCTTTATCTGGATCTTTTATGCCAACTGAAAATGGAGGAACAAGAAGCCGATCAGGTGGCCTGAGTGTTTCTTTGGCAAGTCCAGATGGCCGAGTTGTCGGTGGAGGAGTTGCTGGTCTTTTGGTTGCTGCTAGTCCTGTGCAG GTTGTGGTGGGAAGTTTCTTGCCAAGCTTTCAGATGGAGCAGAAAATAAAGAAGCCAAGAATAGAAACTGGTTCAGCATCTACGCCGGCATCTGCTGCAATGCCACATTCAACCACGGATATGGAGGAAGCATTTGGTGGCGGGCAAGGACTGAGCAGTTCAGTAACGGGGAAGCCAAATCCTTCCACTACATCCTCGTTCAAGGTGGAAAATTGGGCTCCTTCCCTACACCCCGTGCCTGGCTCTAGTAACTCCACCACGGATATCAACATAGGTTTGCCAGGAGGGTGA